Proteins encoded in a region of the Candidatus Methanomethylophilaceae archaeon genome:
- a CDS encoding ABC transporter ATP-binding protein, with translation MKKRHKSNRIAEFEKYAEGRHGFITASLVLSGLSAILSVIPFYFIWLVVRDALDGTTDIMVFNGLMALGTAVASVLVYIAALMVSHLAAFRISKNMKKALVGHVLTLPPGALDEDGTGRIRRVIQDSVESTHEFIAHNQPDLAGSKVLPFAIVALLLVFDWRLGIAAMIPVVLGTYVSMSMMGKSAMQESMAMWQNSMADVSNQTVEYIRGISVVKIFQQTVESFQSLKDSVDRWAEYCQNYTELARRPMTEFFTLINGCMTFVVAAAVVIIEFLENGSVNNSLVAAIVFYVIFTPLISTLMMRIMFTSDQTYRVDDALSRINGVLAMQPLPEAAAPEEPEDCTLRFEHVTFSYSPDAPPAVKDFTLEMRHGTVTALVGASGSGKSTVAGLASRFWDPQGGTVSLGGKDLRNISTKTLRGMECFVFQHNHLIKGTLMDNVRLGRPDASVDEVSKALESAQCSDIIAKLPDGLDTLIGPGGVYLSGGEVQRVAIARAILRDSPIIIMDEATAFADPENEHLIQKAFEELARGRTVLLIAHRLTTVINADVICVMDGGSIVESGRHSDLMDMDGRYRTMWDDYQKALSWKVKGAAV, from the coding sequence ATGAAAAAGAGACATAAATCCAATCGCATAGCGGAATTCGAGAAATACGCCGAGGGCCGGCACGGCTTCATCACCGCGTCTCTTGTGCTTTCAGGTCTCAGCGCGATTCTGTCGGTCATTCCTTTCTATTTCATCTGGCTCGTGGTTCGCGACGCCCTGGACGGCACCACCGACATCATGGTGTTCAACGGACTGATGGCTCTGGGGACCGCCGTGGCCTCCGTCCTGGTATACATCGCGGCGCTGATGGTTTCGCATCTGGCCGCATTCCGTATATCGAAGAACATGAAGAAGGCATTGGTGGGCCATGTGCTGACCCTTCCGCCCGGGGCTTTAGACGAGGACGGCACTGGCAGGATACGCAGGGTCATACAGGACTCCGTCGAATCCACCCACGAGTTCATAGCCCACAACCAGCCTGATCTGGCGGGCTCCAAGGTGCTGCCTTTCGCCATCGTCGCGCTGCTTCTCGTGTTCGACTGGAGGCTGGGAATCGCGGCGATGATTCCCGTCGTCCTCGGAACGTACGTCTCCATGTCCATGATGGGGAAGAGCGCCATGCAGGAGAGCATGGCCATGTGGCAGAATTCGATGGCCGACGTGAGCAACCAGACCGTGGAATATATCCGCGGCATATCCGTCGTCAAGATCTTCCAGCAGACCGTGGAGTCATTCCAGAGCCTGAAGGATTCCGTCGACCGGTGGGCGGAGTACTGCCAGAATTACACGGAGTTGGCACGCAGGCCAATGACGGAGTTCTTCACGCTCATCAACGGATGCATGACGTTCGTGGTGGCGGCGGCCGTCGTGATCATCGAATTCCTGGAGAACGGGAGCGTCAACAACTCCCTCGTCGCCGCCATTGTGTTCTACGTGATTTTCACGCCCCTGATATCCACGCTGATGATGAGGATCATGTTCACGTCCGACCAGACGTACAGGGTGGATGACGCGCTCTCCAGGATAAACGGAGTGCTCGCGATGCAGCCTCTTCCCGAGGCCGCAGCCCCCGAAGAGCCCGAGGACTGCACCCTCAGGTTCGAGCACGTCACGTTCTCCTACTCCCCCGATGCGCCTCCTGCCGTGAAAGATTTCACCCTTGAGATGAGGCACGGCACCGTGACGGCCCTCGTAGGGGCGTCCGGAAGCGGCAAATCCACTGTCGCCGGGCTGGCGTCCAGATTCTGGGACCCGCAGGGCGGGACCGTGTCCCTGGGCGGCAAGGACCTCAGGAACATCTCCACGAAGACCTTGCGCGGAATGGAATGCTTCGTGTTCCAGCACAACCATCTGATAAAGGGCACGTTGATGGACAACGTCAGACTGGGCAGGCCTGACGCGTCCGTCGACGAGGTGAGCAAGGCCTTGGAATCGGCGCAGTGCTCAGACATAATCGCGAAGCTCCCCGACGGGCTGGACACCCTCATAGGTCCGGGCGGCGTCTATCTCTCGGGCGGAGAGGTCCAGAGGGTGGCCATCGCCAGGGCGATCCTCAGGGACTCCCCTATAATCATCATGGACGAGGCAACCGCCTTCGCCGATCCCGAGAACGAGCACCTCATCCAGAAGGCCTTCGAGGAATTGGCCCGCGGACGCACCGTGCTGCTCATAGCGCACCGTCTGACCACCGTGATAAACGCGGACGTGATATGCGTCATGGACGGCGGCTCCATCGTCGAATCCGGTCGGCATTCCGATCTCATGGACATGGACGGAAGGTACAGGACGATGTGGGACGATTATCAGAAGGCGTTGTCCTGGAAGGTCAAGGGGGCTGCCGTATGA
- a CDS encoding iron ABC transporter permease — MIRTEEAAGRAVYRHLNKRRALFLGISLGIVVAVFFVNMLVNLSAGPDVGIRALFDSESVPRSVYNIMHYYRLPESCFGLLAGIALGVAGAEMQTVLNNPLSEPYTLGISAAASFGAALSIAYGIGAGILGSYSTIVLAFAFAMLVCLVVSTVASRRSAGPTTTILIGVAMLFFFQSLVSLVQALTSKDAATGIMFWMFGSIGRDSSYEDILLLAAVIVICTLFFAINIWKLTSLKLGDAKVSSMGINVARLRRNVILGVSVLTATAVSFTGTIGFVGLVGPHVARMLVGEDQRFFLPMSALCGAAMVLGASIICKILPFTSVLPIGVVTSLIGVPFFVYLILRKRSVIG; from the coding sequence ATGATCCGGACGGAGGAGGCCGCAGGACGCGCCGTGTACCGGCATCTGAACAAGAGAAGGGCACTGTTCCTAGGCATATCCTTGGGCATCGTGGTCGCGGTCTTCTTCGTCAACATGCTTGTAAATCTTTCTGCCGGCCCAGATGTAGGCATCCGGGCGCTTTTCGACTCTGAATCGGTGCCTCGCAGCGTCTACAACATAATGCATTACTACCGTCTGCCTGAGAGCTGCTTCGGGCTCTTGGCGGGAATCGCGCTCGGAGTGGCCGGGGCGGAGATGCAGACGGTCCTGAACAATCCCCTGTCCGAGCCTTACACCCTCGGGATATCCGCCGCGGCGTCTTTCGGCGCAGCCCTTTCCATCGCCTATGGCATCGGCGCAGGGATTCTTGGAAGCTATTCCACCATCGTTTTGGCCTTCGCGTTCGCGATGCTGGTATGCCTCGTCGTTTCCACGGTGGCTAGTCGGAGGTCCGCCGGCCCGACTACGACTATACTCATAGGGGTCGCGATGCTGTTCTTCTTCCAATCCCTTGTCAGCCTCGTGCAGGCCCTTACCAGCAAGGACGCGGCCACAGGCATAATGTTCTGGATGTTCGGAAGCATAGGCCGGGACTCCAGCTACGAGGACATACTGCTCCTTGCAGCGGTGATCGTCATATGCACGTTATTCTTTGCAATAAACATCTGGAAGCTCACGTCCCTCAAGCTCGGGGACGCCAAAGTAAGCTCCATGGGAATCAACGTTGCCCGTTTGAGACGCAACGTGATTCTGGGCGTATCCGTCCTTACCGCCACGGCCGTCAGCTTCACGGGGACGATCGGTTTCGTCGGACTTGTAGGCCCGCATGTAGCCAGGATGCTGGTGGGAGAGGATCAGAGGTTCTTCCTTCCGATGTCGGCGCTATGCGGAGCGGCGATGGTCCTAGGCGCCTCGATCATATGCAAGATCCTTCCATTCACCTCCGTCCTGCCCATCGGCGTCGTCACTTCGCTCATTGGCGTGCCGTTCTTCGTATACCTCATTTTGAGGAAGAGGTCGGTGATCGGATGA
- a CDS encoding ABC transporter ATP-binding protein — MSLTVSSLRFSYGSFEVLKGIDAEFMPGINGILGPNGAGKSTLAKCIAGVLKPAGGTVRFAGGEGKPSMSYLAQDSPPIRDLSVLEYMLLGRADELGLKVTGEDIDIAYRPLEKLGIDELAEKDMGNLSGGQRQMVAIAQCLVSEPDFIILDEPTNNLDLRRELDIFQIMRAECDDRGITCVMILHDLNFASRFSDRIVVMNQGEVYSSGTPAVTVTEDMLRVVYGVEAEISVNSRGIPNVEPIRSVSPFSK, encoded by the coding sequence ATGAGCCTGACCGTATCCTCGCTTCGTTTCTCATACGGTTCCTTCGAGGTCCTCAAGGGAATAGACGCAGAGTTCATGCCTGGCATCAACGGCATCCTAGGCCCCAACGGGGCAGGCAAATCCACTCTCGCCAAATGCATAGCCGGCGTACTCAAGCCCGCAGGCGGAACCGTCAGATTCGCCGGCGGGGAGGGAAAGCCCTCGATGAGCTATCTGGCCCAAGACTCGCCTCCGATCAGGGACCTATCGGTTCTCGAATACATGCTTCTGGGAAGGGCGGACGAGCTCGGCCTCAAGGTCACGGGGGAGGACATCGACATCGCATACAGGCCGTTGGAGAAGCTGGGCATAGACGAACTGGCGGAGAAGGACATGGGGAATCTGTCGGGTGGGCAGAGGCAGATGGTGGCCATCGCCCAGTGCCTCGTGTCTGAACCCGACTTCATCATCCTCGACGAGCCCACGAACAACCTCGACCTCCGCCGCGAGCTGGACATCTTCCAGATCATGCGTGCGGAATGCGACGACAGGGGCATAACCTGCGTCATGATCCTTCACGATCTCAATTTCGCGTCCAGATTCTCGGACCGTATCGTCGTTATGAACCAGGGCGAGGTGTATTCCTCCGGCACTCCGGCGGTGACGGTCACCGAGGACATGCTTCGCGTCGTCTACGGCGTAGAGGCGGAGATATCGGTCAACTCGAGGGGCATTCCCAACGTCGAACCCATACGTTCGGTGTCCCCGTTCTCTAAATGA
- a CDS encoding alanine--glyoxylate aminotransferase family protein: MRLFTVGPVMMYPDILEGSGKQLPYFRTSQFSEIMLESESILKGLLGAGEGSRVAFLTASGTGAMEASVAGFFGRTDRLLIIRGGGFGKRFCEICDAHGIPHDDVELPFGKALTESDLARFAGTEYSGMLVNMDETSTGQLYDIKMLSAFCRRKGMYLIVDAISAFLADPIDMEKDGIDAIIISSQKALSLAPGISAVVMRRGIYEEKLLPRDSGLYYLDLKRHILDQERGQTPFTPAVGILLDLNAMLRKVAKEGLEAKIKRTADLAAYFRKGASEMGIPMPDYPLSNAVTPILFDGNAYDVFLKLRDEYDITLTPSGGDLRGKILRVGHIGNLSEEDYDVLFDALKEVLGKRGCLASSSRLRNRCRRRKGSLRRLCGPPPAAGSCNRRTCVPAYGPTPAGAVFRCLRTRALLASRNPLS; this comes from the coding sequence ATGAGGCTTTTCACAGTCGGACCCGTAATGATGTACCCAGATATCCTTGAGGGATCGGGCAAGCAGCTTCCTTACTTCAGGACCAGCCAGTTCTCCGAGATCATGCTGGAATCCGAATCCATCCTGAAAGGGCTGCTCGGAGCCGGGGAAGGTTCGAGGGTCGCGTTCCTCACGGCATCCGGGACCGGGGCCATGGAAGCGTCCGTGGCAGGGTTCTTCGGGCGCACGGACCGCCTTCTGATAATCCGCGGGGGTGGGTTCGGAAAGCGCTTCTGCGAGATCTGCGACGCCCACGGCATACCTCACGACGACGTCGAACTTCCGTTCGGGAAAGCCTTGACCGAAAGCGATCTGGCTCGGTTCGCTGGGACGGAATATTCCGGAATGCTCGTCAACATGGATGAGACCTCGACCGGCCAGCTGTACGACATAAAGATGCTGTCGGCATTCTGCAGGCGCAAAGGGATGTACCTGATCGTCGACGCCATAAGCGCATTCCTGGCCGATCCCATCGACATGGAGAAGGATGGAATCGATGCCATCATAATCAGCTCCCAGAAGGCCCTCTCCTTGGCTCCAGGCATATCCGCGGTGGTCATGAGGCGCGGCATTTACGAGGAGAAGCTTCTTCCCAGGGACTCCGGCCTTTATTATCTGGATCTCAAACGCCACATTCTGGATCAGGAGCGCGGCCAGACGCCCTTCACCCCCGCCGTCGGGATTCTCTTGGATCTCAACGCGATGCTCAGGAAGGTCGCCAAGGAAGGCTTGGAGGCTAAGATAAAGCGCACAGCCGATCTCGCGGCGTATTTCAGGAAGGGGGCATCCGAGATGGGCATCCCGATGCCGGATTACCCGCTTTCCAATGCTGTGACTCCGATACTGTTCGACGGCAATGCGTACGATGTGTTTCTGAAGCTCAGGGACGAATACGACATCACCCTGACGCCCAGCGGCGGAGACCTCCGCGGGAAGATTCTGCGCGTGGGGCACATCGGGAATCTGTCGGAAGAGGACTATGACGTTCTGTTCGACGCTCTGAAGGAAGTTCTGGGCAAGCGAGGGTGCCTCGCCTCTTCCTCTCGCTTACGAAATCGATGTAGGCGCCGCAAGGGAAGCCTCCGGCGCCTTTGCGGCCCCCCTCCGGCGGCGGGGTCATGTAATCGCCGAACATGTGTTCCAGCATATGGTCCCACTCCTGCGGGAGCGGTATTTCGGTGTCTTCGAACGCGTGCATTACTGGCTTCCCGTAATCCTCTTTCTTGA
- a CDS encoding ABC transporter ATP-binding protein: MTLSQALKRRYALSETGWKNLKGAVRASVIVDVVLMIPMMLTIMFIADIVGDNEYDYDLNLWIYAGLLALLLLCVGIAYRYEYNRCFFDTYQESTRVRLGLAERMRKLPLSFFSKKDPTDLSVRVMGDVAMQESMLSHWVPALVASLIFTPVIGLMTLIWSPLIGLAIVWPIPIAFAIVVMSGRIQKKYNRVKFERMEAVTEMIQESLECSDDLKANDAQATYMKRLNKELDGVESAEFRYEYICALFVVSAQLLLKLGMATTAVLGSILFINGELPLIMLIAAVVIVSRIYAPIDTSLMFLAATLSTHVNCERIQEINDMPLQGGNTDFSTDGYDIVFDHVGFSYVGGHKVLKDVSFTAKQGQVTALVGPSGEGKSTVARLCTRFWDIDSGKITLGGIDISTVDPESLMSKFSIVFQDVVLFNTSVMENIRIGRKGATDEEVMEAARKAQCDDFVSRLSEGYGTVIGENGGKLSGGERQRISIARAILKDAPIIIMDEATASLDTESESRVQQALSELISDKTVIIIAHRMRTVMEADKIVVLKGGSVVEQGSPEELRQRDGTFANMVRLQSGSGNWNIGGRGA; encoded by the coding sequence ATGACCCTTTCGCAGGCCCTCAAGAGGAGGTACGCGCTCTCGGAGACCGGATGGAAGAATTTGAAAGGCGCGGTAAGGGCGTCCGTGATAGTGGATGTCGTGCTCATGATCCCGATGATGCTGACGATCATGTTCATAGCCGACATCGTAGGCGACAACGAATACGACTACGACCTGAACCTGTGGATCTACGCGGGGCTGCTTGCGCTTCTCCTGCTGTGCGTGGGAATCGCGTACAGGTACGAGTACAACCGCTGCTTCTTCGACACCTATCAGGAAAGCACGCGTGTCCGCCTGGGTCTGGCCGAGAGGATGAGGAAGCTTCCGCTGTCGTTCTTCTCCAAGAAGGACCCTACCGACCTGAGCGTGAGGGTGATGGGCGACGTGGCGATGCAGGAGTCGATGCTCTCCCACTGGGTGCCGGCCCTTGTCGCCTCGCTCATATTCACGCCTGTGATCGGGCTGATGACTCTCATATGGTCTCCTCTGATCGGTCTCGCCATAGTATGGCCCATACCGATAGCCTTCGCCATCGTGGTGATGTCCGGAAGGATACAGAAGAAGTACAACAGGGTAAAGTTCGAACGCATGGAGGCCGTCACCGAGATGATCCAGGAATCTCTGGAGTGCTCCGACGACCTCAAGGCCAACGACGCCCAGGCGACCTATATGAAGCGTCTGAACAAGGAGCTCGACGGAGTGGAAAGCGCGGAATTCAGGTACGAGTACATCTGCGCCCTGTTCGTGGTCTCCGCACAGCTGCTGCTGAAGCTCGGAATGGCGACCACCGCCGTCCTCGGATCCATCCTGTTCATCAACGGGGAGCTCCCGCTCATTATGTTGATCGCCGCCGTCGTCATCGTCTCCCGCATATACGCCCCCATAGACACCTCGCTGATGTTTCTGGCCGCCACGCTGTCCACGCATGTGAACTGCGAGCGCATACAGGAGATCAACGACATGCCTCTGCAGGGTGGGAACACGGACTTCTCCACTGATGGCTACGACATAGTTTTCGACCATGTTGGATTTTCCTACGTCGGGGGACACAAGGTTCTGAAGGACGTCTCCTTCACCGCGAAGCAGGGTCAGGTGACGGCGCTCGTGGGACCCTCGGGCGAGGGCAAATCTACGGTGGCCAGGCTATGCACCAGATTCTGGGATATAGATTCAGGAAAGATAACCCTCGGGGGCATCGACATCTCCACCGTGGATCCGGAATCGCTGATGTCGAAGTTCTCAATCGTCTTCCAGGACGTGGTATTGTTCAACACAAGCGTGATGGAGAACATCCGGATCGGAAGGAAAGGCGCCACCGACGAGGAGGTCATGGAGGCCGCCAGGAAAGCTCAGTGCGACGATTTCGTGTCCAGGCTGTCGGAAGGGTATGGCACCGTGATAGGCGAGAACGGAGGGAAGCTGTCCGGAGGGGAGAGGCAGAGGATATCCATCGCCAGGGCCATCTTGAAGGATGCACCCATAATAATCATGGATGAGGCCACCGCGTCCTTGGATACCGAGTCCGAGAGCAGGGTGCAGCAGGCTCTTTCCGAGCTCATCTCCGATAAGACCGTGATCATCATCGCCCACCGCATGAGAACGGTCATGGAAGCTGACAAGATCGTCGTGTTGAAGGGGGGAAGCGTCGTGGAACAGGGAAGCCCCGAGGAGCTGCGTCAGCGGGACGGGACGTTCGCCAACATGGTCAGATTGCAGTCAGGTTCCGGAAACTGGAACATAGGAGGCAGAGGCGCATGA
- a CDS encoding class I SAM-dependent methyltransferase, with amino-acid sequence MKEKVTIKRGTPQETLMLPLYGRYKANRMYPQLFKDTTAKEIIDRIDYDIEQSDMGKGPQFVYGMRQDVAERKAKEFLARNPKGILVNLGCGLDTIFDHIDNGECRMVNIDFPEVMEFRRKLFDPKDREIDIGKDANDHTWMDEIGFNPGDKVFVMSLGVLFYFEPDDVKRLVDAMGRRFPGATMVFDYENARMLAKSNKAVVKTGNKGAWMPFSMEDARKEVAAFSDTVESVDVMNEMPPEYEALPFFYKWFFKRCLRKESMTFAEVRFKGATE; translated from the coding sequence ATGAAGGAAAAGGTGACGATAAAGAGGGGGACCCCCCAGGAGACCCTGATGCTCCCGCTGTACGGGAGGTACAAGGCGAACCGGATGTATCCGCAGCTGTTCAAGGACACGACGGCGAAGGAGATCATCGACCGCATAGACTACGACATAGAGCAGTCGGACATGGGGAAGGGGCCCCAGTTCGTGTACGGCATGAGGCAGGACGTGGCTGAAAGGAAGGCGAAGGAGTTCCTGGCCCGGAATCCGAAGGGCATCCTCGTCAACCTCGGATGCGGTTTGGACACCATATTCGACCATATCGACAACGGGGAGTGCAGGATGGTCAACATCGACTTCCCCGAGGTCATGGAGTTCAGGCGGAAGCTGTTCGATCCGAAGGACCGGGAGATCGATATCGGGAAGGATGCCAACGACCATACCTGGATGGACGAGATCGGATTCAATCCCGGGGACAAGGTTTTCGTCATGAGCCTGGGCGTCCTGTTCTATTTCGAGCCGGACGACGTGAAGAGGCTCGTAGACGCCATGGGCAGGCGTTTCCCGGGGGCGACCATGGTCTTCGACTACGAGAACGCCAGGATGCTGGCGAAGTCGAACAAGGCGGTCGTGAAGACGGGAAACAAGGGAGCCTGGATGCCCTTCAGCATGGAGGACGCCAGGAAGGAGGTCGCCGCCTTCTCGGATACGGTGGAATCGGTGGACGTGATGAACGAGATGCCCCCGGAATACGAGGCGCTGCCGTTCTTCTACAAGTGGTTCTTCAAGCGCTGCCTTAGGAAAGAATCCATGACCTTCGCAGAGGTCAGATTCAAGGGGGCGACCGAATGA
- a CDS encoding ABC transporter substrate-binding protein: protein MAFSGGSSHNDDRTALDQPITVKDALGSDVTVKHKIDKVALTDISTVEFFASCWGEGWADHVCMMPGDISSRDASLGKYIYDTWPNLSKLPKCPDLFTSMGSNPNAVAEKILDTDPDLVVLPGATMAWITGLEGFYKLFSNSGVPVFNTMFYTNGLTEIVAEPNYGSMGKILQKDARCNAIVAFHNEKLAVLKSKLASHDKSVRIYYEIPGVTASAYGSVINMGVPEVDLLGTNVLSGVPVDMEYNIEKMTIADPDWIFIVDTSYYSGDQCMGFFTKKDDSKAASTLSQYTSRDGWSDLDAVKDKHVALVYGELRHSVSSLYTAYQMANIIDKGLVSDAELAQLETDLGTVLPWKFSGYFGYVMA, encoded by the coding sequence TTGGCATTCTCCGGCGGATCCAGCCATAACGACGACCGTACGGCCCTCGACCAGCCTATAACGGTGAAGGACGCCCTTGGTTCGGACGTGACCGTGAAGCACAAGATCGATAAGGTCGCGCTTACAGACATATCGACTGTCGAGTTCTTCGCATCCTGTTGGGGGGAAGGATGGGCCGACCACGTCTGCATGATGCCCGGCGATATCTCTTCCAGGGACGCGTCGCTCGGAAAATACATCTATGATACCTGGCCAAACCTCTCCAAGCTGCCTAAATGCCCTGATTTGTTCACTTCCATGGGATCGAACCCCAACGCTGTGGCGGAGAAGATCCTCGATACCGATCCGGACTTGGTGGTTCTTCCCGGTGCGACCATGGCATGGATCACCGGCCTGGAAGGATTCTACAAGCTGTTCTCCAATTCGGGGGTCCCGGTGTTCAACACGATGTTCTACACCAACGGCCTGACGGAGATCGTCGCAGAACCCAACTACGGGTCCATGGGCAAGATCCTCCAGAAGGACGCCCGCTGCAATGCCATCGTCGCCTTCCATAACGAGAAGCTTGCCGTTCTCAAGTCCAAGCTCGCGTCTCATGACAAGAGCGTCAGAATCTACTACGAGATTCCCGGCGTAACCGCGTCCGCATATGGAAGCGTCATAAACATGGGCGTTCCCGAGGTGGATCTTCTCGGAACCAACGTTCTTTCTGGCGTGCCGGTCGACATGGAGTACAACATCGAGAAGATGACGATTGCCGATCCGGACTGGATTTTCATAGTCGACACCTCGTATTATTCCGGCGACCAGTGCATGGGATTCTTCACGAAGAAGGACGACTCCAAAGCCGCCTCCACCCTTTCGCAGTACACCTCCCGCGACGGATGGAGCGATCTCGACGCGGTCAAGGACAAGCATGTGGCTCTCGTATACGGGGAGCTCAGGCACAGCGTGTCTAGCCTCTACACCGCATATCAGATGGCGAACATAATCGACAAGGGCCTCGTCTCCGATGCGGAACTGGCTCAGCTGGAGACGGATCTGGGAACGGTCCTGCCTTGGAAGTTCAGCGGATACTTCGGCTATGTGATGGCATGA
- a CDS encoding class I SAM-dependent methyltransferase, whose translation MTDGVPDTLYIPLAARIYSTERFPDYFRDDAALKLKDRIPEGVTKGSSEYALLASVARYYNTDAMERDFVRRNGRSAIVHLGAGLETAYLRLSDLDAHFYDMDLPEIIGLRRELLPPSDKETLIAGDLFDMKWADEVDKSLPVMILVLGVFQYFHEEQILDVIGRMKEAFPGAELVFDATTTDGLRYAAKYVKKTGNQSAAMYFAVDDAHAFCEKTGTEYLECRPFFTDARVMLRKRTGFYTRIAMKVVDRDFRAKLIRLRL comes from the coding sequence ATGACGGATGGCGTGCCCGATACCTTGTACATCCCCCTGGCCGCGAGGATCTACTCGACGGAGCGCTTCCCGGATTACTTCAGGGACGACGCCGCCCTGAAGCTGAAGGACAGGATACCCGAAGGGGTGACCAAGGGCTCGTCGGAGTATGCCCTGCTGGCATCCGTGGCCAGGTACTACAACACTGATGCCATGGAGAGGGATTTCGTCAGAAGGAACGGAAGGAGCGCCATCGTGCATCTCGGCGCAGGATTGGAGACTGCTTACCTTAGGTTGTCTGACTTGGATGCGCATTTCTACGACATGGACCTCCCGGAGATCATAGGGCTGAGGAGGGAGCTGCTGCCGCCGTCGGACAAGGAGACCCTGATCGCTGGCGACCTGTTCGACATGAAGTGGGCCGACGAGGTCGACAAGTCCCTGCCGGTGATGATCCTCGTCCTGGGGGTGTTCCAGTATTTCCATGAAGAGCAGATCCTGGACGTCATCGGGAGGATGAAGGAAGCCTTCCCAGGGGCGGAGCTCGTATTCGACGCGACTACCACGGACGGGCTGAGATATGCCGCCAAGTACGTGAAGAAGACGGGCAACCAGTCTGCGGCCATGTATTTCGCGGTGGACGACGCCCACGCGTTCTGCGAAAAGACGGGGACGGAATATCTCGAATGCAGGCCGTTCTTCACCGATGCGAGGGTGATGCTAAGGAAAAGGACAGGGTTCTACACCAGGATAGCCATGAAGGTCGTGGACAGGGACTTCAGGGCGAAGCTGATCCGGCTGAGGCTCTGA
- a CDS encoding NADP-dependent malic enzyme produces MAAEKKDYKDLTPEERLERAQKPGKDALKMHPYYGGKIEVVPKACVRNFDDFAIWYSPGVAEPCKDIAKNPDMVYEHTWKWNTVAVVSDGTRVLGLGDIGPEAAMPVMEGKGMLFKYLGGVDCVPICLDTKDPDKIIETVRLIAPSFGGINLEDISNPKCFDILDELRRDCKIPVWHDDQQGTATVEVAGAINAMKLVGKKLEESRITVIGAGAASIAIARLMLATGFKPENMCMCDSKGILNLERKDVEGSFRQKWEICKKTNGAGKTGGMKEAFKDADIVIAASKPGPGTIPPEYVDLMADDPIIFATANPVPEIWPWEAKEHGCKVFATGRSDFPNQVNNSMGFPAIFRGVLDVRAKTITDEMCIAAAKSLAKTAEEKGISEDYIVPTMSETNAFIEEAVAVGLKAQEQGVARLKLSAQELRDRAEFMITRSRSLTAKMMADGYIKEYKE; encoded by the coding sequence ATGGCAGCAGAGAAGAAGGACTACAAGGATTTGACCCCCGAAGAGAGGCTGGAGAGAGCTCAGAAGCCCGGAAAGGACGCCCTGAAGATGCATCCTTACTACGGCGGAAAGATCGAAGTGGTCCCCAAGGCATGCGTCAGGAATTTCGACGATTTCGCGATCTGGTATTCTCCCGGAGTGGCTGAGCCCTGCAAGGACATCGCCAAGAACCCCGATATGGTGTATGAGCACACTTGGAAGTGGAACACCGTAGCCGTGGTATCTGACGGAACCCGCGTTTTGGGTCTGGGCGACATCGGCCCCGAAGCCGCCATGCCCGTCATGGAAGGCAAGGGAATGCTGTTCAAGTACCTCGGAGGAGTCGATTGCGTCCCGATATGCCTGGACACCAAGGATCCCGACAAGATCATCGAGACCGTGAGGCTCATCGCGCCTTCCTTCGGCGGAATAAACCTCGAGGACATCTCCAACCCCAAGTGCTTCGACATTTTGGACGAGCTCAGGAGGGACTGCAAGATCCCCGTCTGGCACGATGACCAGCAGGGAACCGCCACCGTCGAGGTCGCCGGAGCGATCAACGCCATGAAGCTCGTCGGAAAGAAGCTCGAGGAGTCCCGCATCACCGTCATCGGAGCCGGAGCGGCCTCCATAGCCATCGCCAGGCTTATGCTTGCCACCGGATTCAAGCCCGAGAACATGTGCATGTGCGATTCCAAGGGAATTCTGAACCTCGAGAGGAAGGATGTCGAGGGCAGCTTCAGGCAGAAGTGGGAGATATGCAAGAAGACCAACGGAGCCGGCAAGACCGGAGGCATGAAGGAAGCGTTCAAGGACGCCGATATCGTCATCGCCGCATCCAAGCCCGGGCCCGGGACGATCCCGCCGGAATACGTCGATCTCATGGCCGATGACCCGATCATCTTCGCCACCGCCAACCCCGTGCCCGAGATCTGGCCTTGGGAGGCCAAGGAGCACGGATGCAAGGTGTTCGCCACCGGAAGGTCCGACTTCCCCAACCAGGTCAACAACTCCATGGGATTCCCCGCGATCTTCCGCGGTGTGCTCGACGTGAGGGCCAAGACCATCACCGACGAGATGTGCATCGCCGCCGCCAAATCCCTGGCCAAGACCGCCGAGGAGAAGGGAATCTCCGAGGATTACATCGTGCCGACCATGTCCGAGACCAACGCCTTCATCGAGGAAGCGGTTGCGGTCGGATTGAAGGCCCAGGAGCAGGGAGTCGCCAGGCTCAAGCTCTCCGCCCAGGAGCTCCGCGACAGGGCAGAGTTCATGATCACCAGATCCAGATCACTCACCGCCAAGATGATGGCCGACGGGTACATCAAGGAATACAAGGAGTGA